In bacterium, one genomic interval encodes:
- a CDS encoding MFS transporter: MAERTTGTVLTDPPKETLFTQLLHLPRPFWMVNIMEMFERLAYYGVRVVIPIYIAQADEIGGLHFSQTDKGIIFGWWALVQSLVPVFTGGIADRYGYKKTIAFSVAIKIIGYLLMATQREFWPFMAGCLILATGTATFKPGVQGTMCQSLDTKNSSVGWGMFYMLVNVGGFLGPPLAHFLYGWSWPAVFYGCAVIVSLNFLMLFTYKEVHAGGEQTGGVWKLAKLTAKNLIQIKDDGILLTRLTVFVFIMSGFWLMFNQLFDMLPNFIVDWVDSTNLVNALNLPNFMLDLNSDRPPQLSQEWMINFNSGLIILTVVLVSWWVNRMRRVTSITAGIVVGSLGLVFAGFTQSGALCMLGILVFSVGEMLASPKMQDYLGVIAPEGQKGLFMGYANIPNAIGWFIGSYVAGSVYDKMGDKANLAISYLAEKYQMMDVERTIAFQKLQEVSGLDARAATQVLWDKYQPYELWYSFALVGIASAIGMVLFAIWVKKHESPEI; this comes from the coding sequence ATGGCTGAACGTACAACCGGTACTGTCCTGACTGACCCTCCCAAAGAAACGCTATTCACCCAACTCCTTCACCTTCCACGACCGTTCTGGATGGTCAACATCATGGAGATGTTTGAACGCCTTGCCTACTATGGCGTCCGTGTGGTGATCCCTATCTACATCGCCCAGGCTGACGAAATCGGCGGACTCCATTTCTCCCAGACTGACAAGGGGATTATTTTCGGTTGGTGGGCATTGGTGCAGTCGCTCGTCCCGGTTTTCACGGGTGGTATTGCTGACCGTTACGGATACAAAAAAACAATCGCCTTTTCGGTGGCAATCAAAATAATCGGATATCTCCTGATGGCGACGCAGCGCGAGTTCTGGCCATTTATGGCCGGGTGTTTGATTCTCGCCACCGGCACCGCTACTTTCAAACCGGGTGTTCAGGGGACGATGTGCCAATCTCTTGACACCAAGAATAGCTCCGTAGGGTGGGGGATGTTTTACATGCTGGTTAATGTCGGAGGGTTTCTTGGACCGCCGCTTGCACACTTCCTCTATGGCTGGTCCTGGCCCGCAGTTTTCTATGGGTGTGCGGTAATCGTCTCGCTCAATTTCCTCATGCTCTTCACCTACAAAGAGGTTCATGCAGGTGGCGAACAGACCGGCGGTGTCTGGAAACTGGCCAAACTGACCGCTAAAAACCTGATCCAGATCAAAGATGACGGCATCCTATTGACGCGCTTGACTGTCTTTGTTTTTATCATGTCAGGCTTCTGGCTAATGTTCAACCAACTTTTTGACATGCTTCCCAATTTTATTGTCGATTGGGTCGACAGTACCAACCTGGTGAACGCCTTAAACCTCCCCAACTTCATGCTCGATCTCAATTCAGATCGCCCTCCTCAACTTTCGCAGGAGTGGATGATCAATTTCAACTCAGGCTTGATCATCTTGACCGTCGTATTGGTCTCCTGGTGGGTCAACAGAATGCGTCGCGTTACTTCCATTACCGCTGGCATCGTGGTGGGATCCCTGGGTCTCGTTTTTGCAGGATTCACCCAATCCGGAGCGCTTTGCATGCTGGGGATTCTGGTTTTCTCTGTCGGTGAGATGTTGGCTTCGCCTAAAATGCAGGACTATCTCGGCGTCATTGCCCCCGAAGGACAAAAGGGGCTCTTCATGGGATATGCAAATATCCCGAATGCGATTGGGTGGTTTATCGGTTCCTATGTCGCCGGCTCAGTCTATGACAAGATGGGCGACAAAGCCAATCTCGCCATCAGCTACCTCGCAGAAAAGTACCAGATGATGGATGTCGAACGAACTATCGCTTTCCAAAAACTGCAGGAAGTCAGCGGATTGGATGCCCGTGCCGCGACCCAGGTGTTGTGGGACAAATACCAACCCTATGAACTGTGGTACTCGTTCGCACTGGTCGGAATTGCTTCAGCGATCGGTATGGTGCTGTTTGCGATTTGGGTCAAGAAGCACGAATCACCTGAAATATAG
- a CDS encoding sigma-70 family RNA polymerase sigma factor, whose translation MKRSDRDIWADLMAGRSQAWNEIVDKYQPLVYAVATRAGLSMADAADCFQQTFVLLYQNRQKISDPSRISAWLVTTSKRESIRLSRQARAVRDSSVMAEQVDASPLADETLERLESQSRLEIGLGQLDDRCRALLRALFFSPEELSYEQVAKSVGIAFNSLGPIRGRCLNRLKKILEEQDLADVRK comes from the coding sequence ATGAAACGATCAGACAGAGATATTTGGGCAGACCTCATGGCCGGGCGATCACAAGCCTGGAACGAGATCGTTGACAAGTATCAGCCGTTGGTCTATGCGGTCGCCACGAGAGCGGGATTATCAATGGCCGACGCGGCGGATTGCTTTCAGCAGACGTTTGTGTTGCTCTATCAGAACCGACAAAAGATCTCCGATCCAAGTCGCATTTCAGCCTGGTTAGTGACGACATCGAAACGGGAGTCGATCCGATTGTCGCGTCAGGCTCGCGCTGTACGTGATTCTTCCGTGATGGCTGAACAGGTCGATGCCTCCCCCCTGGCGGATGAGACTCTCGAACGGTTGGAGAGTCAGTCGCGGCTGGAGATCGGCCTTGGGCAGCTTGATGACAGGTGTCGGGCACTGCTCAGGGCGCTTTTCTTTTCTCCGGAAGAACTTTCTTATGAACAGGTGGCCAAATCGGTCGGTATCGCTTTCAACAGCCTTGGACCGATACGGGGGCGTTGCCTGAATCGCCTCAAGAAGATACTTGAGGAGCAGGATCTGGCAGATGTACGAAAATAG
- a CDS encoding CHAT domain-containing protein — METEATKLSAAVDRFLSSGKLNGTDPSVLAKAIDDRMRIEAQKSLKQALVSARRFARFASTNPSPLPLTGYRVLARITHMSARHADAEQAYLKARALAKTDPMVTGRIDRALIDVYMYLGNFSESRKRARSAIRAFEKVNATADVAMTRVNLGNLLHRQDKHRDAERIYAQAQAYFQSAGDELSVARCQYNRANTLVQLFDFAAAEPLYRSSRDIYLKHSFELDATDAKYGLAWLAMLRGEFHVALIELAECEAAYRTAGQPKGTAVCELDRAEVYLGLNLLTDALEASRSAEAQFRRMAHRYEQSKAALFRAKAAFGLGLQTEAEQAARRAISGFEADKNDGFLGASYLVHSQNLKEKKTREQELARARGRFTKAQLPLWQAVCDLYDAADSRHARRAFGRLSSNRAVREVPHLFAHWQTMLGDAAENAGDRQNAIRCWKRAADRLDAVRAQLPPLELRSQFATGQSSPHRKLIESELDRSADRAAAWSERYKTAGVWAPLSSLGASSDQRKRAEMSLVELAAQVAALSRQIGGVAGERGELSVEAHRNVTRLQKQVRLDLASAEIGASGSVDSIDQIMREISVVSSKLPIVQFHMTDTDVVAFVHQSGKTRVTRVRNGRSLLAEAMRQWRFILETELLAQHLPSRNQIMAEERFFAQLADQFWKPLEMESSAKRLLLLPEGDLANLPWQAMQVDGSPLIERHHFTLAPSLRHFVHACSIAVRSQTIELFEGAVADLPSVSDELRGLSERSPNNSRVHRAATRADWPTGGEARIWHYSGHANLRPDNPFYSSLSLVDGPMFAADFRLREARVGLVTLAACRSGQQVALPGEESTGLVRSLLEMGARNVIAGYWPVSDRSTAVWMNRFYEQFLSGESLAESAREAAMTVRQKFPSAYHWAAFAIHGAGE, encoded by the coding sequence GTGGAAACAGAAGCCACAAAGCTGAGTGCGGCGGTAGATCGCTTTCTGTCCAGCGGAAAACTGAATGGGACTGATCCGTCTGTTCTGGCCAAGGCGATCGATGATCGGATGCGAATCGAAGCGCAGAAGTCGCTAAAGCAGGCGCTGGTGAGTGCCCGTCGTTTCGCTCGATTCGCGTCGACCAACCCTTCTCCCCTCCCTTTGACCGGCTATCGGGTCCTCGCTCGTATCACACATATGTCAGCCCGTCATGCAGATGCCGAACAAGCGTATCTGAAGGCACGCGCCCTTGCCAAAACCGATCCAATGGTCACCGGCAGGATCGACCGGGCGTTGATCGATGTTTACATGTATCTGGGGAATTTTTCCGAATCACGCAAGCGAGCAAGATCGGCGATTCGCGCATTCGAAAAGGTCAATGCGACAGCTGATGTCGCCATGACCCGTGTCAATCTGGGCAACCTGCTGCATCGACAGGATAAACATCGCGATGCAGAGCGGATATACGCCCAGGCTCAAGCGTATTTTCAGTCGGCGGGCGATGAGTTGTCGGTAGCCCGCTGTCAGTATAACCGAGCGAACACACTGGTACAGTTGTTCGATTTTGCGGCGGCAGAACCGTTGTATCGCTCCTCGCGAGATATTTATCTCAAACACTCATTCGAGCTGGATGCGACGGACGCCAAGTATGGTCTCGCCTGGTTAGCGATGTTGCGTGGCGAATTCCACGTTGCACTCATAGAATTGGCTGAATGTGAAGCGGCGTACCGGACGGCCGGGCAACCGAAAGGAACTGCCGTCTGTGAACTTGATAGAGCCGAAGTTTACCTTGGGCTGAATCTGCTGACGGATGCACTGGAAGCATCACGAAGCGCTGAGGCACAGTTCCGCCGAATGGCGCATCGATATGAGCAGTCCAAAGCGGCGCTGTTTCGGGCGAAAGCGGCATTTGGATTGGGCTTACAGACCGAGGCTGAACAGGCAGCCCGGCGTGCAATTAGTGGATTTGAAGCAGACAAGAACGACGGATTTCTGGGCGCGTCTTATCTTGTTCATTCGCAGAACTTGAAAGAGAAGAAAACTCGTGAGCAAGAACTTGCTCGCGCCCGTGGGAGATTCACCAAGGCGCAACTCCCGCTCTGGCAGGCGGTCTGTGATCTCTACGACGCGGCGGACAGTCGGCACGCCCGACGCGCTTTTGGCAGACTTTCGAGCAACCGAGCGGTCCGGGAGGTCCCTCACCTGTTTGCTCATTGGCAGACGATGCTTGGGGATGCCGCAGAGAACGCGGGTGACAGGCAGAACGCCATACGGTGCTGGAAACGGGCAGCGGATCGGCTGGATGCCGTGCGCGCTCAGTTGCCTCCGTTGGAGCTAAGGAGTCAGTTTGCGACCGGACAGTCTTCGCCTCATCGAAAATTGATCGAGTCAGAGCTTGACCGTTCGGCGGACCGGGCCGCCGCATGGTCAGAACGATACAAAACGGCCGGGGTCTGGGCGCCACTTTCCTCGCTGGGTGCGTCATCGGATCAGCGGAAACGGGCGGAGATGAGCCTGGTGGAACTGGCGGCACAAGTGGCCGCACTGTCACGCCAGATCGGGGGCGTAGCCGGCGAACGGGGAGAACTTTCAGTAGAGGCTCATCGGAACGTGACGCGACTCCAGAAACAGGTTCGGCTGGACCTTGCCTCAGCAGAGATCGGCGCGTCGGGATCGGTAGACAGCATTGATCAGATCATGCGTGAAATCAGCGTGGTCTCGAGCAAGTTGCCGATTGTCCAGTTTCATATGACGGACACGGATGTTGTGGCATTTGTACATCAGTCGGGTAAAACTCGGGTTACCCGGGTGCGAAATGGTCGTTCGCTGTTGGCAGAGGCGATGCGGCAATGGCGGTTTATCCTCGAGACTGAATTGCTGGCGCAGCATCTCCCCTCTCGTAATCAGATCATGGCCGAGGAGCGGTTTTTTGCACAATTGGCGGATCAGTTCTGGAAGCCGCTGGAGATGGAGTCATCGGCCAAGCGACTCCTGCTCCTTCCGGAAGGGGACCTTGCCAATCTCCCCTGGCAGGCGATGCAGGTTGACGGATCACCATTGATTGAGCGCCACCACTTTACGCTGGCCCCGAGCCTTAGACATTTCGTCCATGCCTGCAGTATTGCCGTCCGATCGCAGACAATAGAGTTATTTGAAGGAGCGGTGGCGGACCTTCCAAGTGTTTCCGATGAACTTCGGGGGCTCTCTGAGCGTTCTCCAAACAACAGCCGGGTTCATCGGGCGGCGACCCGTGCCGATTGGCCGACCGGGGGCGAAGCCAGGATCTGGCATTATTCCGGTCACGCAAATTTGCGACCGGACAACCCATTTTACTCGTCTCTTAGTCTGGTGGATGGCCCGATGTTTGCGGCGGATTTCAGGCTTCGGGAGGCGCGAGTCGGGTTGGTGACGTTGGCGGCCTGTCGATCGGGCCAGCAGGTCGCACTACCAGGCGAGGAATCGACAGGGCTGGTCCGTTCTCTCCTGGAAATGGGGGCCCGGAACGTGATCGCCGGCTATTGGCCGGTATCGGATCGTTCGACTGCTGTATGGATGAATCGCTTTTACGAACAGTTTTTATCGGGTGAATCGCTGGCCGAATCGGCTCGTGAAGCCGCAATGACGGTGCGCCAGAAGTTTCCTTCGGCTTACCATTGGGCGGCTTTCGCAATCCACGGCGCGGGAGAATAA
- a CDS encoding S8 family serine peptidase gives MMYRNLRIALLLALFLASMAGESRAGTSGDFVPGEMVCQVTANYTIDSIHAQYGTTFGRYLSHISAYLLYTAPGQDAESLAAVIALEPEVIYCAANYLLDAPEAVQSSQPFLDAVPSLDPLTQPAATTLRIPQTQAITGGNGVSVGIIDAGIDPTNPALTTQVTSGYDYVAGDSIAVDEPGGVASGHGTFVAGIVNLVAPDAQLVAYRVLDTTGRGNGFTIAEALLDAVEAGCKVVNLSIVMNGKHDVLDAAIEYARNQNVMVIAAAGNDSSEVELFPASDSYVLSVASLDSNDMKSEFSNYNNKVDIAAPGRQIYAPFLDSAYAWWDGTSFAAPFVAATAALVYSVNPTATWQDVRDALLLTAVDIDGVNPLYAGKLGAGRIDPLAAVAYAQGNCCIGVTGDIDGAGTTDLSDLSRLITHLTVGGSFITCPAEANLDGVGGVDLTDLALLIGYIVGQDVTFAPCQQ, from the coding sequence ATGATGTACCGAAATCTACGAATAGCGCTCCTGTTGGCTCTCTTTCTGGCGAGCATGGCGGGTGAATCTCGTGCCGGAACCAGCGGCGACTTTGTCCCCGGTGAAATGGTTTGCCAGGTGACCGCTAATTATACGATCGACTCGATCCATGCACAGTACGGGACCACATTTGGTCGGTACCTGAGCCATATCTCCGCCTATTTGCTCTATACGGCTCCGGGGCAGGATGCAGAGAGTCTGGCGGCGGTGATCGCGCTTGAACCGGAAGTCATTTACTGTGCCGCTAACTACCTTCTCGATGCACCGGAAGCGGTCCAATCGAGCCAGCCGTTCCTTGATGCGGTACCTTCGCTCGATCCGCTAACGCAGCCAGCGGCGACCACGTTACGAATTCCCCAGACGCAGGCGATCACTGGTGGTAATGGGGTGAGCGTGGGGATAATCGATGCCGGGATCGATCCAACCAACCCAGCGCTGACCACACAAGTAACATCCGGGTATGATTATGTAGCAGGTGATTCGATAGCGGTTGATGAGCCCGGCGGAGTGGCATCGGGGCATGGAACTTTTGTCGCTGGAATTGTCAATTTGGTGGCGCCTGATGCTCAGTTGGTAGCCTACCGTGTTCTCGACACGACAGGTCGTGGCAATGGGTTTACGATCGCTGAAGCTTTGCTTGATGCGGTTGAGGCTGGATGTAAAGTAGTCAACCTCAGTATCGTCATGAATGGTAAGCATGACGTATTGGATGCGGCGATCGAGTATGCCCGCAACCAGAATGTCATGGTAATCGCGGCGGCGGGGAATGATTCGAGTGAAGTGGAGCTCTTCCCTGCGTCGGATTCATACGTGCTTTCGGTCGCATCGCTTGATTCAAACGATATGAAGTCCGAATTCTCCAACTACAATAACAAGGTTGATATCGCAGCGCCGGGGCGACAGATATACGCACCATTTCTGGATTCAGCCTACGCCTGGTGGGATGGAACCAGCTTTGCGGCTCCCTTTGTGGCGGCGACGGCAGCGCTGGTCTATTCGGTAAACCCGACAGCTACATGGCAGGATGTACGCGACGCGTTGCTATTGACGGCCGTTGATATCGATGGCGTGAATCCACTCTACGCAGGGAAACTTGGAGCGGGGCGAATCGATCCGCTGGCGGCGGTAGCGTATGCGCAGGGGAACTGTTGCATCGGCGTGACAGGAGATATAGATGGCGCGGGGACAACAGACCTGTCTGATCTGTCGCGCTTGATCACCCATTTGACGGTGGGCGGGTCTTTCATTACTTGTCCGGCGGAAGCAAACTTGGACGGAGTCGGCGGGGTTGACCTGACCGACCTGGCGTTGCTTATCGGGTACATTGTTGGGCAGGATGTCACCTTTGCCCCCTGTCAGCAATAG
- a CDS encoding insulinase family protein, whose translation MRTFLSVCLALLLLGITVQAATGEIQLDVKKKVLSNGMRILVLENHAAPVFSTIIRFNTGSVDEEPGITGVSHLLEHMLFKGTKTIGTSNYAAEVPLMKKIDSLAALMKAELVKLADPLKATDSSRYFGLKKEIAEVQSIQKQYVIKDELWGAYLASGGSGLNASTGNDGTQYYVSLPKNCLELWMYLESDRLENLVLREFYSERDVVMEERRLRTENDPFGKLDESLSAAMFWASGYHWPVVGWMSDLMTVSREQVEEYFRTHYSPANAVAVVVGDVNAEEVFALADKYFSKVPSLPAPPPVVSRDADQSGERRVEVEMDANPQAFIGWNIPQIGHPDGAALEAVASILSGGRTSRFYKAIREKKLGNANASAGGSRFPGAFNVTITPFGNHTTAELEEAVYAEIERLKTEPVSTWELEKMRNQVDASLIRSMESNNGLAFRIASSESITGDWHYFLQSREELKKVTAEDIMRVANQYLTKSNRTVAFITKTPKAQSGGRPGKQS comes from the coding sequence ATGCGAACATTCCTCTCGGTATGTCTTGCCCTGCTGTTGCTCGGTATAACCGTGCAGGCGGCGACCGGCGAGATCCAGCTCGATGTGAAGAAGAAAGTTCTCTCGAACGGCATGCGAATACTGGTATTAGAGAATCATGCCGCGCCGGTTTTTTCCACGATCATTCGATTTAACACCGGATCAGTGGATGAAGAACCGGGGATAACCGGTGTGTCGCATTTGCTGGAACATATGCTCTTTAAAGGGACCAAAACGATCGGCACCAGCAATTATGCCGCCGAGGTTCCTTTAATGAAGAAGATCGATTCACTAGCAGCGCTGATGAAAGCAGAGTTGGTGAAGCTGGCCGATCCGCTCAAAGCGACCGACTCTTCAAGGTACTTTGGCTTGAAGAAAGAGATCGCGGAGGTTCAATCGATCCAGAAGCAGTACGTTATCAAAGACGAACTGTGGGGCGCTTACCTGGCGAGCGGCGGAAGCGGTCTGAATGCATCGACCGGCAATGACGGGACGCAATATTATGTATCTCTGCCGAAGAATTGCCTTGAGCTGTGGATGTATCTCGAGTCAGATCGTCTTGAGAATCTGGTCCTTCGCGAATTCTACTCCGAACGCGACGTGGTAATGGAAGAGCGTCGGCTTCGCACGGAAAACGATCCATTCGGCAAACTGGATGAATCGTTGAGCGCGGCAATGTTCTGGGCATCGGGGTATCATTGGCCGGTAGTCGGCTGGATGAGCGATCTGATGACAGTGAGTCGCGAACAGGTGGAGGAGTATTTCCGCACTCACTATTCCCCCGCCAACGCGGTGGCGGTAGTGGTTGGCGACGTGAACGCCGAGGAAGTGTTTGCTTTGGCGGACAAGTATTTTTCAAAGGTCCCCTCTCTCCCCGCTCCTCCGCCGGTGGTCAGTCGGGATGCAGACCAGTCGGGTGAGCGTCGGGTCGAAGTTGAGATGGATGCCAACCCGCAGGCATTTATCGGATGGAACATTCCGCAGATCGGGCATCCGGATGGCGCGGCACTGGAAGCGGTTGCCAGCATACTCTCCGGCGGGCGGACCAGTCGGTTCTATAAAGCGATCCGCGAAAAGAAGTTGGGAAACGCGAATGCGTCGGCCGGAGGCTCGCGTTTTCCGGGAGCGTTTAATGTCACGATTACGCCGTTCGGCAACCATACCACGGCCGAACTGGAAGAGGCAGTGTATGCCGAGATCGAACGGCTGAAAACCGAGCCGGTTTCAACCTGGGAACTGGAGAAAATGCGCAATCAGGTAGATGCATCTTTGATCCGCTCAATGGAATCAAACAACGGGCTGGCGTTTCGCATTGCCAGCAGTGAAAGCATTACCGGCGACTGGCACTATTTCCTGCAGAGTCGTGAGGAATTGAAAAAGGTCACTGCAGAAGATATCATGCGTGTGGCCAATCAGTACCTGACCAAGTCGAATCGGACAGTCGCTTTTATCACCAAGACCCCGAAAGCCCAGTCTGGCGGACGGCCCGGGAAGCAGAGCTAA
- a CDS encoding insulinase family protein — translation MKYIYTFLMILLLASVAFGEGPVAKSEGSKMIAKLTGKQGDLRIPKVGVDVERVVLENGMVLYLYENHRFPVLNINTLIRCGSVYDPSDKDGLSSLVGTVMRTGGTTTISGDSLNMLMEYAGGSLETRIMDEMGTASLNVLSKDMEMGLKLWADLLRNPAFPAEKLELAKVDIRNSIKRRNDEPGSVTNRYFNKLVYGDHPNGRILEWATVKALTTDDLIAYHKKFFVPNNIIVGISGDFKRDELIAKLQALVGDWQKSAALPAPPPEVTFATKPGVYEVIKDINQANIRIGELGIKRDNPDRYAIGMMNYILGGGSFTSRLTSRVRSDEGLAYRAGSSFDIDSRDYGVFAAYCQTKSATAYKATKIIMEEIAKIRTEGANQDELTDAKNAAINRFVFNFDTSGKIVSNLMSLEYNGLPTDFYDNYQANVAKVTLDDIKAVAQKYLNPDQLTLVVVGKPETFDKPLDEFGKVETIELVDPVLE, via the coding sequence GTGAAATATATTTACACATTCCTGATGATCCTGCTGCTGGCCTCGGTGGCATTTGGCGAGGGTCCGGTGGCCAAGTCGGAAGGATCCAAGATGATCGCCAAACTCACGGGGAAGCAAGGCGATCTTCGAATACCCAAAGTTGGAGTTGATGTCGAGCGAGTGGTTTTGGAGAATGGAATGGTCCTCTATCTGTATGAGAATCACCGTTTCCCGGTCCTGAATATCAATACCCTCATTCGATGCGGCAGTGTCTATGATCCAAGCGACAAGGATGGTTTGTCATCGTTGGTCGGGACGGTTATGCGGACGGGAGGCACAACCACGATCTCAGGTGACTCGCTCAATATGCTGATGGAATATGCGGGCGGTTCGCTTGAAACGCGCATTATGGACGAGATGGGTACGGCCAGTCTCAATGTCCTCTCCAAAGATATGGAAATGGGCTTGAAGTTGTGGGCGGATCTGCTTCGCAATCCGGCCTTCCCTGCCGAAAAGCTGGAGTTGGCCAAAGTTGATATTCGCAACTCGATCAAGCGTCGCAATGACGAGCCTGGATCGGTCACCAACCGATATTTCAATAAGCTGGTTTACGGGGACCACCCGAACGGGCGAATTCTCGAATGGGCGACGGTCAAGGCGTTGACGACGGACGATCTGATCGCCTACCACAAGAAGTTTTTCGTTCCGAATAATATTATCGTGGGGATATCGGGGGACTTCAAGAGAGACGAGCTGATCGCGAAATTGCAGGCGTTGGTCGGTGACTGGCAGAAATCTGCGGCTCTCCCCGCTCCCCCGCCGGAGGTGACGTTTGCCACCAAGCCGGGCGTATACGAAGTGATCAAGGATATCAACCAGGCAAATATCCGGATCGGTGAATTGGGGATCAAGCGGGACAACCCTGATCGGTATGCGATCGGAATGATGAACTATATTCTGGGAGGCGGGTCATTCACTTCCCGACTGACTTCGCGGGTCAGATCCGACGAAGGTCTCGCTTATCGTGCGGGTTCGAGCTTTGATATCGACTCCCGTGACTACGGCGTTTTTGCGGCGTACTGTCAAACCAAGAGTGCGACTGCCTACAAGGCGACCAAAATCATCATGGAAGAGATCGCCAAGATTCGGACGGAGGGGGCAAATCAGGATGAGTTGACTGATGCCAAGAATGCGGCGATTAATCGCTTCGTTTTCAATTTCGACACCAGCGGAAAGATCGTGTCGAACCTGATGTCACTGGAATACAATGGCCTGCCGACTGATTTCTATGACAATTATCAGGCAAACGTCGCCAAGGTGACGCTTGACGATATCAAGGCGGTGGCGCAGAAGTATCTCAACCCGGATCAACTGACCCTTGTCGTGGTCGGGAAACCGGAGACATTTGACAAGCCACTTGACGAATTCGGTAAGGTTGAGACGATCGAATTGGTCGATCCAGTTCTGGAATAA